AGGAGTTTTAAGGATTGCTAAGGAAGGAATTTTTTCTGGACTTAATAATTTGGAAGTTCATACCATATTAGAAAAAAAATATAATGAATATTTTGGAATCTTGGAAAATGATGTTGAAAAAGCTCTGAAACATTATAATTTAGACGCTGAACTGGATGAAATAAAAAAATGGTATAATGGTTATTTGTTTGGAGATATAAATGTATACAATCCGTGGTCAATTATTAATTTTTTGAAATACAGGGATTTAAAAGCCCATTGGGTAAATACTTCAAGTAATGATGAAATTATGAACTATTTGGAAAATTCAGACGAGAAAATTATTTTTGAACTGGAGGAACTGCTTAGCCATAAGAGCATAAGAAAGGAAATTTATGATTTTGTGACGTTTCAGGATATAGATTATGCCTTGAACTTGAATAAAAATAATTACGGATTTGAAGTTAGGGAAAATGGCAAAAATTATGAAATTGAACGGGATTATTTTGTGAATGATTTTGGGTATGCGAATATTTGGCAGTTTTTCCTTCACAGTGGATATTTAACCATCGAAAAGAAGCTTGAAAGAAACGTTTACGACTTGAAAATTCCAAATGAGGAACTATTTGATTTTTTCAGAATCAGATTTTTGTATAGAACTTATCGGGGACATTACAGATTTTATGGACTTGGAGAGCATTTGATTAATGGAAATTATGAAAAATTCAGATTGGAAATAAGGGAACTTTTAAAAAATGCGATAAGTTTTAGAGACTTGAAGGAAGAAAATTCTTATCATCTGTTTGTAATTGGGTTAGTCTCAATAATGTCAGAAAATTATTTCGTAAAATCAAATGTAGAAAGTGGAGATGGAATTCCTGATTTGGTATTGAAGCCAAAAAATAAAACTAAAAAAGCATTTATATTTGAATTTAAGTATTCAAGAGCAAAAGATAGCAAAAATTTGAAAAGAACTGCAAAAAGCGCCTT
This is a stretch of genomic DNA from Leptotrichia hofstadii. It encodes these proteins:
- a CDS encoding AAA family ATPase; the encoded protein is MIKKGKNEKVEKKKNLPVGIDNFEVMIQNNYYYFDKTGLIKEILESGTTRILFTRPRRFGKSLNMSMLKYFFDVKNKDENKKLFENLEISKSEYFDRQGQNPVIFISFKDFEEKNWENGFNSIKEEIKSLYNEFRFLREKLEKSDLMDFDNIWLKKKEGNYSRALSNLSRYLFEYYGKKVVLLIDEYDKPIIKAHANGYYNDVINFFKTFFENALKGNDYAEITVITGVLRIAKEGIFSGLNNLEVHTILEKKYNEYFGILENDVEKALKHYNLDAELDEIKKWYNGYLFGDINVYNPWSIINFLKYRDLKAHWVNTSSNDEIMNYLENSDEKIIFELEELLSHKSIRKEIYDFVTFQDIDYALNLNKNNYGFEVRENGKNYEIERDYFVNDFGYANIWQFFLHSGYLTIEKKLERNVYDLKIPNEELFDFFRIRFLYRTYRGHYRFYGLGEHLINGNYEKFRLEIRELLKNAISFRDLKEENSYHLFVIGLVSIMSENYFVKSNVESGDGIPDLVLKPKNKTKKAFIFEFKYSRAKDSKNLKRTAKSALKQINDRNYSEGLKYEGYKEIVKIGMGFRKKDVEVVVEEE